A DNA window from Candidatus Tectomicrobia bacterium contains the following coding sequences:
- the rimM gene encoding 16S rRNA processing protein RimM produces the protein MSRLVAVGEGMRPQGLRGALRVRPWLEDMRAYGRIGEVFLQSDPGRKLEIESFHQGGKGSVVWKFRGVDSPEAADALRGAVFLAERGVLPGEPEGVLYWEDFEGAEAVDEAGILLGRFEDMFGAGGNDILVVRTPDERELLLPALREVLLRREGNRWVVRPPRMDEAGETGAEEEEGGDAL, from the coding sequence ATGAGCCGGCTGGTGGCCGTGGGCGAGGGTATGCGGCCCCAGGGGCTGCGCGGCGCCCTGAGGGTGCGCCCTTGGCTCGAGGACATGAGGGCCTACGGGCGCATCGGCGAGGTCTTCCTCCAGTCCGACCCCGGCCGCAAGCTCGAGATCGAATCCTTCCACCAGGGGGGGAAGGGCAGCGTCGTCTGGAAGTTCCGGGGGGTGGACAGCCCCGAGGCGGCCGACGCGCTCCGCGGGGCGGTCTTCCTGGCGGAGAGGGGGGTCCTGCCGGGCGAGCCCGAGGGGGTGCTCTACTGGGAAGACTTCGAGGGTGCCGAGGCGGTGGACGAGGCGGGGATCCTTTTGGGGCGCTTCGAGGACATGTTCGGCGCGGGGGGGAACGACATCCTGGTCGTGCGCACCCCGGACGAGCGGGAGCTCCTGCTCCCCGCCCTTCGGGAGGTGCTTCTCCGGCGCGAAGGAAACCGCTGGGTGGTGCGCCCGCCCCGGATGGACGAGGCTGGGGAGACGGGCGCGGAAGAGGAGGAGGGCGGGGATGCGCTTTGA
- the trmD gene encoding tRNA (guanosine(37)-N1)-methyltransferase TrmD, whose product MRFDVLTVLPGLFEGFFRQGVLGRAVERGVIEARVWSLRDFAEGAYRQTDDTPYGGGAGMVMKPEPIVRAAEAISAEGGTLPWRVLLSPQGRTFDQAKARELAGRRRLLLICGRYEGIDERVRELAVDEELSIGDYVLSGGEVPAMAVADAVARLLPGVLGNEESALHESFSEGLLDHPHYTRPPEFRGLRVPEVLLTGNHEAIRRWRREAALRRTRELRRDLFDRAKLTGEDLQLLESSS is encoded by the coding sequence ATGCGCTTTGACGTGCTGACCGTGCTGCCCGGCCTCTTCGAGGGGTTCTTCCGCCAAGGGGTGCTCGGGCGTGCCGTGGAGCGGGGGGTGATCGAGGCCCGCGTGTGGAGCCTCCGGGACTTCGCCGAGGGCGCCTACCGGCAGACGGACGACACCCCCTACGGCGGCGGGGCGGGCATGGTGATGAAGCCCGAGCCCATCGTGCGCGCCGCCGAGGCCATCTCCGCCGAGGGAGGAACCCTCCCCTGGCGGGTGCTCCTGAGCCCCCAGGGCCGCACGTTCGATCAGGCCAAGGCCCGGGAGCTGGCCGGGCGGAGGCGGCTGCTGCTCATCTGCGGCCGCTATGAAGGGATCGACGAGCGGGTGCGGGAGCTGGCCGTGGACGAGGAGCTCTCCATCGGCGACTACGTGCTCTCGGGCGGGGAGGTCCCCGCCATGGCGGTGGCGGACGCCGTGGCCCGGCTCCTCCCCGGCGTCCTAGGCAACGAGGAGTCGGCCCTCCACGAGAGCTTCTCCGAGGGCCTGCTCGACCACCCGCACTACACCCGCCCGCCCGAGTTCCGGGGGCTGCGGGTGCCCGAGGTGCTCTTGACCGGGAACCACGAGGCCATCCGGCGCTGGCGGCGGGAGGCCGCCCTGCGCCGCACCCGGGAGCTCCGGCGGGACCTGTTCGACCGGGCGAAGCTGACCGGGGAGGACCTCCAACTCCTCGAATCCTCTTCCTAG
- the rpsP gene encoding 30S ribosomal protein S16: MAVKIRLARAGMKKAPRYRVVIQDERMPRDGRFIERIGRYDPSREPALIEIDQEKAKEWLSKGATPTQTVRNLFEKVGIPV; the protein is encoded by the coding sequence TTGGCCGTGAAAATCCGTCTCGCCCGCGCTGGGATGAAGAAAGCCCCCCGCTACCGGGTGGTCATCCAGGATGAGCGGATGCCCCGGGATGGCCGCTTCATCGAGAGGATCGGCCGCTACGATCCCTCGCGCGAGCCCGCCCTGATCGAGATCGACCAGGAGAAGGCGAAGGAGTGGCTGAGCAAGGGCGCGACCCCCACCCAGACGGTCCGGAACCTCTTCGAGAAGGTCGGCATTCCGGTCTGA
- the rplS gene encoding 50S ribosomal protein L19 — protein sequence MDLIDRIEREGMRKDVPDMEPGDTVRVHVKIVEGDKERIQVYEGVVIARSGSGLKERFRVRKISYGVGVERIFPVHSPRIEKIEVVKKGRVRRAKLFYLRERKGRKAQVKERRRV from the coding sequence GTGGACTTGATCGATCGCATTGAGCGCGAAGGCATGCGGAAGGACGTCCCCGACATGGAGCCGGGCGACACCGTGCGCGTCCACGTCAAGATCGTGGAAGGCGACAAGGAGCGCATCCAGGTGTACGAGGGAGTGGTGATCGCGCGCAGCGGATCGGGCCTCAAGGAGCGCTTCCGCGTCCGCAAGATCTCCTACGGCGTGGGCGTGGAGCGCATCTTCCCCGTCCACTCCCCGCGCATCGAGAAGATCGAGGTGGTGAAGAAGGGCCGCGTCCGCCGGGCCAAGCTCTTCTACCTGCGCGAGCGCAAGGGCCGGAAGGCCCAGGTGAAGGAGCGCCGCCGGGTCTGA
- a CDS encoding RNA methyltransferase: protein MGSVYVALVHHPVLGPGGEMVTSSVTSLDMHDLARAGRTYGVAGTFVVHPSPPQRLFVRRVLEHFLRGQGRELNPQRGETLEQVQVVPDLDAAVEAVEAREGRRPLLAATSAREDPAAVGYGALRERIGREEAPILLLFGTSWGLAPEVFERSDIRLAPLRGTRDGGFNHLSVRSATAVVLDRLLGAREEPEGTPPAT, encoded by the coding sequence ATGGGCAGCGTCTACGTGGCCCTCGTGCACCATCCGGTGCTGGGGCCCGGGGGGGAGATGGTCACCTCCTCGGTCACGAGCCTGGACATGCACGACCTGGCCCGGGCGGGCCGGACCTATGGTGTCGCGGGCACGTTTGTGGTACACCCTTCCCCTCCCCAGCGGCTGTTCGTGCGCCGGGTTTTGGAGCATTTCCTGAGGGGCCAGGGCCGCGAGCTGAACCCCCAGCGCGGGGAGACGCTCGAGCAGGTGCAGGTCGTCCCCGATCTGGACGCCGCCGTCGAGGCGGTGGAGGCCCGGGAAGGGAGGCGGCCCCTGCTGGCCGCCACATCGGCCCGGGAGGACCCCGCCGCCGTGGGCTACGGGGCGCTCCGGGAGCGGATCGGCCGGGAGGAGGCGCCCATCCTCCTCCTCTTCGGGACGAGCTGGGGGCTGGCCCCGGAGGTGTTCGAAAGGTCGGATATCCGCCTGGCCCCTCTCCGGGGGACGCGGGACGGAGGCTTCAATCACCTGTCGGTCCGCTCGGCGACGGCCGTCGTCCTGGATCGCTTGCTGGGAGCGCGGGAGGAGCCGGAGGGCACCCCGCCTGCGACGTAA